The following proteins come from a genomic window of Synechococcus sp. BIOS-E4-1:
- a CDS encoding DUF3104 domain-containing protein, producing MRTVFDGVLIGSGCIPQQEPSERPVFLDVAPGMTVIVRHDCLTGEKPDQDWWMGQVIHCGGAARDPKIHNLFQIADVDSGEIKWVSADLVTQILSGC from the coding sequence ATGCGTACTGTGTTTGATGGTGTGTTGATTGGCTCTGGTTGCATTCCTCAGCAGGAACCCTCGGAGCGGCCGGTTTTCCTGGATGTTGCTCCAGGTATGACGGTGATCGTGCGCCACGACTGCCTGACTGGGGAGAAGCCTGATCAAGACTGGTGGATGGGTCAAGTGATTCACTGCGGAGGCGCTGCACGAGACCCGAAGATTCACAACCTTTTTCAGATCGCTGATGTGGATTCCGGGGAGATCAAGTGGGTCAGTGCCGATCTGGTGACTCAAATCCTTTCTGGTTGCTAG
- a CDS encoding Nif11-like leader peptide family natural product precursor, with protein MSLEQLKAFLAKVKGDSNLQEKLKEAKSPEDVVGIAKEHGHEFTADKITELSEEELEGVAGGGDCTNKTVFNKNWI; from the coding sequence ATGTCCCTAGAACAACTCAAGGCATTCCTCGCCAAAGTCAAAGGCGATTCCAATCTTCAGGAGAAACTAAAAGAAGCTAAGTCACCTGAAGACGTCGTGGGCATCGCTAAAGAACACGGCCACGAATTCACTGCTGATAAGATTACTGAACTCAGTGAAGAGGAACTAGAAGGCGTGGCTGGAGGCGGTGACTGTACAAACAAAACTGTCTTTAACAAGAATTGGATATGA
- a CDS encoding Nif11-like leader peptide family natural product precursor, which produces MSLEQLNSFLGKVKGDTSLQDKLKAAKSSEEVVSIAKEHGHVFSVEHINQVRADQLERIAGGGECIERTVCISVENSLLD; this is translated from the coding sequence ATGTCCCTCGAACAACTCAATTCCTTCCTCGGCAAAGTGAAGGGAGACACCAGTCTTCAAGACAAACTGAAAGCTGCAAAATCATCTGAGGAGGTTGTGTCTATCGCCAAAGAACATGGTCACGTCTTCTCAGTTGAACATATCAATCAAGTCAGAGCGGATCAGCTCGAACGAATTGCTGGAGGCGGAGAATGTATAGAAAGAACTGTTTGTATTAGTGTCGAAAATTCTTTGTTGGATTAA
- a CDS encoding sulfite exporter TauE/SafE family protein → MAGELLLQLALGMIAVVANALSAFAGGGAGLVQLPALILLGLPFASALATHKLASVALGLGAAGRHWQASSLDPHLSLLILLAGLPGVWIGASSVLALPDRVATAALGLLTLSLGLYSARRPKLGQTERVVNHNRQQLLIGIGVLFVIGMLNGSLSSGSGLFVTLWLVRWFGLSYPRAVAHTLIMVGLVWNGTGALVLGFRGEIHWSWLPALIVGSLIGGYLGAHLSLKQGSRLVKKAFECLALLMGLSLLIRSL, encoded by the coding sequence ATGGCCGGTGAGCTGCTGCTGCAGCTGGCACTCGGCATGATTGCTGTTGTAGCCAATGCCCTTTCAGCATTTGCAGGTGGAGGCGCCGGCCTGGTGCAGCTACCGGCGCTGATCCTGCTGGGGTTACCCTTCGCTTCAGCACTGGCCACCCACAAACTGGCCAGCGTGGCACTGGGCCTTGGCGCCGCAGGTCGCCACTGGCAAGCCAGCAGCCTCGATCCCCACTTAAGCCTGTTGATTCTGCTGGCTGGTCTCCCGGGAGTGTGGATCGGAGCAAGCAGCGTGCTGGCCTTGCCGGATCGCGTCGCCACAGCCGCCCTTGGGTTGCTCACGCTATCCCTCGGCCTGTACTCGGCCCGTCGCCCCAAACTCGGACAGACCGAACGAGTGGTGAATCACAACAGACAGCAACTGCTGATCGGTATTGGCGTGCTCTTCGTGATCGGCATGCTGAACGGTTCCCTTTCATCAGGCTCAGGCCTTTTCGTCACGCTATGGCTGGTGCGCTGGTTCGGATTGAGTTATCCAAGAGCCGTTGCCCACACACTGATCATGGTGGGACTCGTCTGGAACGGCACCGGCGCTTTAGTCCTCGGGTTCCGCGGCGAAATTCACTGGAGCTGGCTGCCAGCCCTGATCGTGGGATCGCTCATTGGGGGATATCTCGGTGCTCACCTTTCGCTCAAACAAGGAAGCCGACTTGTAAAGAAAGCTTTCGAATGTCTCGCCCTGCTGATGGGCCTTTCACTGCTGATCCGCAGCCTCTGA
- a CDS encoding MIP/aquaporin family protein — protein MYQNYFIGELLGTLFLVLFGCGVCGGALLKASKSYSSGWMAISAGWGFAVMIGIFISMASGSRGGDINPVITLMKYGLGKYSSGWMVTAIIIAQLIGAFLGAVFVWLVYLPHWQHTESRIDKLSVFATTPAIKNFFANYLSECLATTALVIIAGALAEYGNTYNFSDGSLPYIFGFVVWGIGLSLGGPTGYAINPARDLGPRLAHAVLPIDGKGTSCWRYSWVPVAGPLSGVLIGLCIIKLFLTK, from the coding sequence ATGTACCAGAATTACTTCATTGGCGAGCTGCTGGGCACTCTTTTTTTGGTGTTGTTTGGATGCGGAGTATGCGGCGGAGCCTTATTAAAGGCTTCAAAATCGTATAGCTCGGGGTGGATGGCTATTTCGGCAGGTTGGGGCTTCGCCGTAATGATTGGAATTTTTATTTCTATGGCGTCTGGGTCCCGGGGCGGGGACATTAATCCGGTCATTACCTTGATGAAATATGGCCTCGGTAAGTATTCGTCTGGATGGATGGTTACGGCAATCATCATTGCTCAACTAATTGGAGCATTTCTGGGAGCAGTGTTTGTATGGCTTGTTTATTTGCCGCATTGGCAGCACACGGAAAGCAGGATAGATAAATTGTCTGTTTTTGCGACAACGCCTGCGATCAAGAATTTTTTCGCAAATTATCTATCTGAATGCTTGGCGACAACCGCACTTGTGATTATCGCCGGTGCGCTTGCCGAATATGGCAACACTTACAATTTTTCGGACGGTTCATTACCTTATATTTTCGGCTTCGTCGTTTGGGGGATTGGTTTATCCCTTGGGGGACCAACCGGCTATGCCATCAATCCAGCGAGAGATTTGGGCCCCCGACTGGCACATGCCGTTCTACCTATTGATGGCAAAGGCACATCTTGTTGGAGGTATTCATGGGTTCCGGTGGCTGGACCATTATCTGGCGTTTTGATTGGATTGTGCATCATTAAATTATTTCTTACCAAATAA
- a CDS encoding Nif11-like leader peptide family natural product precursor: MSLEQLKAFLDKVKGDPSLQEKLKAATSREDVVGIAKEHGHEFTADKFSQLSEEELESVSGGVSVGNQGAGCGG; this comes from the coding sequence ATGTCCCTAGAACAACTCAAAGCATTCCTCGACAAGGTCAAAGGCGACCCCAGCCTTCAGGAGAAACTAAAAGCAGCAACTTCCCGCGAAGATGTTGTGGGCATTGCCAAAGAACACGGACACGAATTCACTGCTGATAAGTTCAGTCAGCTCAGTGAAGAGGAGCTAGAAAGTGTTTCGGGCGGAGTTTCAGTGGGTAATCAAGGAGCAGGTTGTGGTGGATAA
- a CDS encoding Nif11-like leader peptide family natural product precursor → MSEEQLKAFLEKVKADTTLQEKLKGAADSDAVLAIAKAAGFSITTKDLNSHSQNLPDDELEAALGGTDNALNKCTTGCSPSGEVPGYTKPCDNSII, encoded by the coding sequence ATGTCAGAAGAGCAACTCAAAGCCTTTCTAGAAAAAGTAAAAGCTGACACTACCCTTCAGGAGAAGCTCAAAGGAGCTGCAGATTCAGATGCAGTTCTTGCGATTGCCAAAGCTGCTGGGTTCTCTATCACGACAAAAGATCTAAACTCACATAGCCAAAACCTACCTGATGATGAGCTAGAGGCTGCTTTGGGTGGCACGGATAATGCCCTAAACAAATGCACTACTGGGTGTTCACCTAGTGGTGAGGTTCCCGGGTACACTAAGCCGTGTGATAATTCCATAATTTAA
- a CDS encoding Nif11-like leader peptide family natural product precursor produces the protein MSLEQLKAFLEKVKGETSLQEKLKAAADIDAVLAIAKEAGFSISADDLKNAQSEVSEEELENVAGGTVMTFYCFTFGCCNLSNSV, from the coding sequence ATGTCTCTAGAACAACTCAAGGCATTCCTTGAGAAAGTCAAAGGCGAAACCAGCCTTCAGGAGAAGCTGAAAGCCGCTGCTGATATTGATGCGGTTCTTGCGATTGCGAAAGAGGCGGGATTTAGCATCTCTGCTGATGACTTGAAGAACGCTCAATCAGAGGTTTCAGAAGAAGAACTGGAGAATGTGGCTGGGGGAACTGTTATGACTTTTTACTGCTTTACTTTTGGCTGTTGTAATCTAAGCAACAGTGTATAG
- a CDS encoding SDR family oxidoreductase — protein MTAQLVVITGAGAGIGKALAHAFSSAGHPCLLISRNQEVDPTLANQPVLYRRLDVSDAQELRDAIASAESQYGPTGCLINNAGMIHIGGLDSLSIEQINEEVDTMIKGVTNGIHLVLPGMRERKCGTIINISSIGDRKPAPGAPVYHACKHAVRSLGESLNMSEAEHNVRVINLAPGLIRTAIHQKMGISFEEYCEMLGNPTFIAPAELATIVLFCWQQPQHICIRDIAVMPTDCAF, from the coding sequence ATGACAGCACAACTGGTGGTGATTACAGGAGCGGGTGCAGGGATCGGAAAGGCTTTGGCCCATGCTTTTTCATCAGCCGGTCACCCCTGTTTGTTGATATCAAGAAACCAGGAGGTGGATCCAACATTGGCCAATCAGCCAGTGCTTTACAGGCGGCTTGATGTCTCCGACGCTCAAGAGCTGAGGGATGCCATCGCGTCAGCAGAGAGTCAGTACGGGCCCACAGGCTGTCTGATTAACAACGCAGGGATGATTCACATCGGCGGACTGGACAGCCTCAGCATCGAGCAGATCAATGAGGAAGTCGACACCATGATCAAAGGAGTGACAAATGGCATTCACCTTGTTTTGCCAGGCATGCGGGAACGCAAATGCGGAACAATCATCAATATCAGCTCCATTGGCGATCGCAAGCCTGCACCAGGGGCACCCGTTTATCACGCTTGCAAACACGCCGTGCGCTCATTGGGCGAGAGCCTGAACATGTCGGAAGCTGAGCACAATGTCCGTGTTATCAACCTTGCCCCTGGACTGATCCGAACAGCGATTCATCAGAAGATGGGGATCAGCTTTGAGGAATACTGCGAAATGCTTGGCAATCCGACTTTCATTGCTCCAGCGGAACTCGCAACAATCGTCCTTTTCTGCTGGCAGCAGCCACAACACATCTGCATCCGAGATATCGCTGTGATGCCTACAGACTGTGCGTTCTGA
- a CDS encoding Nif11-like leader peptide family natural product precursor, which produces MSEEQLKSFLDKVKVDTSLREKLKAAADSDAVLAIAKDAGFSISADELKAFSELSEGELEEISGGLNSCHGGSYYVYGTGCNTCGFGC; this is translated from the coding sequence ATGTCAGAAGAGCAACTCAAATCCTTTCTAGATAAGGTCAAAGTAGACACCAGTCTTCGGGAAAAGCTCAAAGCTGCTGCTGATTCCGATGCAGTTCTTGCGATTGCGAAAGATGCTGGATTTAGTATTTCTGCTGATGAATTGAAGGCCTTTTCAGAGCTTTCAGAAGGAGAACTTGAGGAAATCTCTGGAGGACTTAACTCCTGTCACGGTGGATCATATTATGTTTATGGCACTGGTTGCAATACGTGTGGCTTTGGATGCTAG
- a CDS encoding VCBS repeat-containing protein — protein sequence MSRKLNPVLHSQTFIGQPSRLLNSNKQNQSTSSSRSFITNDRRILGVDKQELTASIGIGDLNGDGINDLVVANGRHWPQQNYLFFNYGKQGKVNFTVQRPLGLNLSTSYAAVPADLDGDGDLDIAVGNDNAPNRIFYNDGQGVFYETGSFGYISSLRSLTLADIDNDGDIDILVPCRGAPNQIAFNSGSGEFPDADIRTFGTGIDKTIDVAVVDWDGDDHLDLVLANRVNDPNVILMNDRKGNFSDKQILHDSEGLNSRAVAIADMNGDKNLDIIIGNIGEQNQIYFGNGSGGIIEVREFGYTDGQTYDVITGDVDNDGDIDLIVGNMIGSHHKNQKNTVYINRGDGNEFDAIPFGPGKAPNYAGSPTYGVSVADFNQDSFLDIAVANSGDFNRLYMNEAIA from the coding sequence ATGAGCCGAAAACTAAACCCTGTATTACACAGCCAAACATTCATTGGCCAACCTAGCCGACTTTTAAATTCGAATAAGCAAAACCAGTCCACATCTTCCAGCCGCTCATTTATCACTAACGACCGACGTATTTTAGGTGTGGACAAACAGGAACTCACAGCTTCTATCGGCATTGGCGATCTCAATGGCGACGGAATAAATGATCTGGTTGTCGCTAATGGACGCCATTGGCCTCAGCAGAATTATCTGTTCTTTAATTATGGAAAGCAAGGCAAGGTCAATTTCACTGTTCAGCGACCTTTGGGCCTGAATCTCTCCACCAGTTATGCTGCGGTGCCTGCTGACCTGGATGGAGACGGCGATCTCGATATTGCTGTTGGCAATGATAATGCGCCCAATCGAATCTTTTACAATGATGGGCAAGGCGTGTTTTATGAGACTGGCTCCTTCGGCTATATATCTAGTTTACGGAGTCTGACTCTTGCTGATATTGATAATGATGGTGATATCGATATTCTCGTTCCATGTCGCGGTGCGCCTAATCAAATTGCTTTCAATAGTGGTTCTGGTGAGTTCCCTGACGCTGACATCAGAACATTCGGAACAGGAATAGATAAAACCATTGACGTTGCTGTAGTTGATTGGGATGGAGATGATCATCTGGATCTAGTACTCGCCAATCGCGTTAATGACCCCAATGTGATCTTGATGAATGATCGAAAGGGAAATTTCTCAGATAAGCAAATATTGCATGATTCGGAGGGGTTGAATTCCCGAGCCGTAGCCATCGCCGACATGAATGGAGACAAGAATTTAGACATAATTATTGGAAATATAGGGGAGCAAAATCAAATCTATTTTGGCAACGGGAGTGGTGGCATCATTGAAGTACGAGAATTTGGATATACAGATGGTCAGACCTACGATGTTATTACTGGTGACGTTGACAACGACGGAGATATTGATTTAATTGTAGGCAACATGATAGGAAGCCACCACAAAAACCAAAAGAATACTGTTTATATTAACCGGGGTGACGGGAATGAGTTTGATGCCATCCCCTTCGGTCCAGGCAAAGCCCCTAATTATGCAGGAAGCCCTACGTACGGAGTCAGTGTTGCTGACTTTAATCAAGATAGTTTCCTTGATATTGCAGTTGCCAATTCAGGCGATTTCAATCGATTGTACATGAATGAAGCAATTGCGTAA